From the Halobacterium zhouii genome, the window CCGGCGTCGCTCCGGAACTCGGGGCCGACCTTCGCGTCGTCGGCGTCCGCGTCGACCGGGACGAGTTCCACGTCCGGGCGACCGTCCACGAGTTTGATCGGGGCGTTGACGGCCTCGCTCAGGTCGTACGTGTCGAGGGCGGCGTCGCCGTTCTCGAAGTACAATTCGACGCGCTCGAGGTCGGCGTTCAGCGCCATGCCGCGCTCGGACTTCCACGCGCGGATCGCGCTCGCGGTCTCGGTGATGTGCTCGCCGGCGCTCTCGGCGTCCTCGTCGAGCATGTCGACGGTGGGCCACTCCGCCTCGTGGACGCTCCCCTCGGTGCCGGGGAGCGCGTGCCAGATCTCCTCGGTGGCGTGCGGGCTGAACGGCGAGAGCATCCGCAGCACCGACGTGATGGCGACGTACAGTGTGTGTTCGGCGGCGGCGCGCTCGCCCGGGCGGCCGTTGTACAGGCGCCCCTTCACGAGTTCGACGTAGTCGTCGGCGAGGTCCTCCCACGCGAACTCACGGAGCGTTCGCAGCGCGCTGTCGAACCGGTAGTTCTCCATCTCGGTCTCGACCTCCTCGGTGACGCGCGTCAACTCCGAGAGCAGCCACCGGTCGGCGTCCCGGTACGCCGGATTCTGGACGTCCGCGGTGCGCTCGTCGAAGTGGCCGCCAGCGAACTTCGCGATGTTCCAGAGCTTCGTCAGGAACCGCGAGGCGGACTTGGCCTCCTTCCACTGGAACTGGACGTCGCTGCCGGGTTGGCCGCCCAGCGCCATCGCCTGCCGGAACGCATCCGCGGAGTGTTCCTCGACGACCTCCGTTGGGGAGACCACGTTCCCGCGGGACTTGCTCATCTTGTTGCCGTCCTCGCCGAACACCATCCCGTTGATGAGGACGTCCTCCCAGGGCTTCTCGTCGGTGAGCGCGCCCGTGCGGAGTAGCGTGTAGAACGCCCACGTGCGGATGATGTCGTGGCCCTGCGGGCGCAGGCTGACGGGTTCGAACTCCTCGGCGTCGATCTCCTCGGGCCACCCGGAGATGTGCAGCGGCGTGATCGAGGAGTCCATCCAGGTGTCCATGACGTCCGTTTCGCCGGTCCACGACGACCCCCCGCACTCCGGGCAGTCGCCGACTGCGGGCGACTCCTCGGTCGGGTCGACGGGCACCTCGTCGGTGCTCGCAATGTGCCAGTGGCCACAGTCGTCGCACTCCCAGGCGGGAATCGGCGTGGCGAACACGCGCTGCCGGGAGATGACCCAGTCCCACTCCATGTTCTCGGTCCAGTCGACGAGGCGGTCGTGCATGTGCTCGGGAACCCACTCGACCTCCTCGGCCTTCGACAGCACGAGGTCCTGGTCGACCTCCACGAACCACTGTTCCTTCGAGAGGATCTCGATGGGGGTGTCACACCGCCAGCACGCGCCGACGCTCTGTTCGATGGGTTCGGTGTCGTTCAGGTAGCCCTCGTCGTCGAGGGCCTCGGCGATCTCGCCCTTCGCCTCGTCGATGGAGAGGCCCGCGAACTCGCCGGCGAGGTCGCCGAGGTGGCCGTCCTCGGTGAACACTGGGCGCAGGTCGAGGTCGTACTCGGCCCACCAGTCGACGTCCTGTTTGTCCCCGAACGTACAGATCATGACGGCGCCCGTCCCGAACTCGGGGTCGACGTCGTCGTCCGCGATGAGTTCGACCTCCTGGCCGAACAGCGGCACCTCGAAGGTGTCGCCGACTCGCCCCTCGAAGCGTTCGTCGTCGGGACTCACGGCCATCCCGACGCACGCCGCGAGCAGTTCCGGGCGCGTGGTCGCGATTTCGATGTCGTCGTTGCCGACTCCCGGGAACGTGACGTAGTACAGCGTACCCTCGCGGTCGATGTTCTCGACCTCGGCGTCCGCGATGGCGGTCTCGCAACGCGGACACCAGTTCACGGGGTGTTCGTCCCGGTACACCCAGCCTTCGTCGGTCTGCTCACCGTCGGTTCCCGCGTCGCTCCCGGCCATCTCCACGAACGAGCGCTGGGTCTTTCCCCAGTACTCGGGGTCCATCGTGCGGAACTCCGCGTTCCAGTCCTGAGAGAAGCCGAGTTCCTGCATCGTCTGTTTCATCGACGCGATCTGTTCGTCGGTGTGCTCGACGCACATCTCGCGGAACTCCTGCCGGGAGACGTCCGTGCGGTGGATGCCGTGGTTCTCCTCGACTTTCACCTCGGTCGGGAGGCCGTGGCAGTCCCACCCCTGCGGGAACAGCACGGCGTCGCCCTGGAGGCGGCGGAATCGTGCGACGAAGTCCATGTAACACCAGCCCAGCGCGTTCCCGATGTGGAGATTTCCGGTCGGGTACGGCGGTGGGGTGTCGACGATGTACTGGGTGTCGGACTCGCTCGGGTCGAACTCGTAGACGTCGCTGTCCTGCCAGTCGGCCTGCCACTCGGATTCGATGCGGTCGGGGTCGTAGCTGTCCGGTAACTCTGTCATAGCTGCCTCGGTCGTCGGTCGCGGCGGCGGTGCTGTGCGTGAAAACAGAACTTACGCACGTACTACCGCGAGCTCGACGCGCATACCTGTGGAGAACGGTCGGTCGCTGATAAAGGTTCCCGTACCGTGTGACCGCCCTCCGTACGTACCACGCTCCACCGTTGTCAGTCGTTGCCGCGCCACAATTCGCTAACCCATCACACAGTTTAGGCTGCCCGAAAAACCGACGAGTTTAAATTCTTTAGGGGCACCTAAACGGATATGCGCCGACGAAGTTTCCTCAAGGCCGGCGGCTCCGCGGCCGCCGCAGGACTGCTCGCAGGCTGTACCAGCCCCGTCTCGAACACCGGCAACGGCGGCGACACGTACACCGTCTCGATGACGCCGATGGGCGACGTCGAGTTCTCCGGCGTCCCCGAGAAGGCGGCGGTGTACTGTTCGGGGTACGCGGACATGCTCGTCGCGCTCGGCCACGGCGACGCCATCGCGTCTATCGGCCAGAAAGCCCGCTACCACACCGACGGCTACGACGAACTCGACGGCGTCAGCGTCGACAAATCCAGCATGGTCGACCTCGTCCAGCGCGGCGTCTCCCGGGAGACGTTCCTCGACATCGGCGCCGACGTCAACGTCGTCGACCCGAACTGGCTCACGAACGTCTTCGACCTGAACCAGGACGACGTCGACCAGATCGCAGAACGCACCGGTCCGTTCTTCGGAAACACCATCTTCCGGCGCACGGATGCGTGGCACGACTACGACTACTACACGATGTACGGCGCCTTCGAGAAGGTCGCGCAGGCGTTCAAGGAGACCGACCGCTACGAGTCGTTCAAGTCGTTCCACGACGACACCATCCAGTCCATCTCAGCGGACCTCCCCAGCGAGCGCCCGGGCGCCGCGCTCGTCTGGGGCGGTTCGAACCAGCCTACCTCCTTCTCCCCGTACCTGCTCAGCGGCCAGGGCGCGAACAAGAAGGCGTTCCACGACCTCGGCGTCTCCGACGCGCTCGCCGAAGCCGACGTGCAGGCGCTCAGCACGGGTAACCGCTCGAAGATCGACTACGAGACACTCCTCGACGTCGACCCCGACGCCCTGTTCGTGCGCGGCCACGAGGAAAAGACCCGCCAGGAGTTCCTCGACACCGTCGTCTCGTTCATGCAGGACCACGAGACGGCGAGCCGACTCACCGCCGTCGAGAACGGGAAGGTGTTCCGCGGCGGCCCCATCTACCTCGGCCCCATCCAGCACCTCTTCCTGACCGAGCGCTTCGCGACCAACCTCTACCCCGACACGTACTCCGGGGAACTGTTCGACCGGAGCG encodes:
- a CDS encoding valine--tRNA ligase, which translates into the protein MTELPDSYDPDRIESEWQADWQDSDVYEFDPSESDTQYIVDTPPPYPTGNLHIGNALGWCYMDFVARFRRLQGDAVLFPQGWDCHGLPTEVKVEENHGIHRTDVSRQEFREMCVEHTDEQIASMKQTMQELGFSQDWNAEFRTMDPEYWGKTQRSFVEMAGSDAGTDGEQTDEGWVYRDEHPVNWCPRCETAIADAEVENIDREGTLYYVTFPGVGNDDIEIATTRPELLAACVGMAVSPDDERFEGRVGDTFEVPLFGQEVELIADDDVDPEFGTGAVMICTFGDKQDVDWWAEYDLDLRPVFTEDGHLGDLAGEFAGLSIDEAKGEIAEALDDEGYLNDTEPIEQSVGACWRCDTPIEILSKEQWFVEVDQDLVLSKAEEVEWVPEHMHDRLVDWTENMEWDWVISRQRVFATPIPAWECDDCGHWHIASTDEVPVDPTEESPAVGDCPECGGSSWTGETDVMDTWMDSSITPLHISGWPEEIDAEEFEPVSLRPQGHDIIRTWAFYTLLRTGALTDEKPWEDVLINGMVFGEDGNKMSKSRGNVVSPTEVVEEHSADAFRQAMALGGQPGSDVQFQWKEAKSASRFLTKLWNIAKFAGGHFDERTADVQNPAYRDADRWLLSELTRVTEEVETEMENYRFDSALRTLREFAWEDLADDYVELVKGRLYNGRPGERAAAEHTLYVAITSVLRMLSPFSPHATEEIWHALPGTEGSVHEAEWPTVDMLDEDAESAGEHITETASAIRAWKSERGMALNADLERVELYFENGDAALDTYDLSEAVNAPIKLVDGRPDVELVPVDADADDAKVGPEFRSDAGLVFQALEETDPAEIQAQMHSGDTVTVEADGQSFDLDADWLTIEEEYRAQSGEEVEVLETAFGTILVYE
- a CDS encoding ABC transporter substrate-binding protein, translated to MRRRSFLKAGGSAAAAGLLAGCTSPVSNTGNGGDTYTVSMTPMGDVEFSGVPEKAAVYCSGYADMLVALGHGDAIASIGQKARYHTDGYDELDGVSVDKSSMVDLVQRGVSRETFLDIGADVNVVDPNWLTNVFDLNQDDVDQIAERTGPFFGNTIFRRTDAWHDYDYYTMYGAFEKVAQAFKETDRYESFKSFHDDTIQSISADLPSERPGAALVWGGSNQPTSFSPYLLSGQGANKKAFHDLGVSDALAEADVQALSTGNRSKIDYETLLDVDPDALFVRGHEEKTRQEFLDTVVSFMQDHETASRLTAVENGKVFRGGPIYLGPIQHLFLTERFATNLYPDTYSGELFDRSELASIITS